Proteins encoded by one window of Arachis hypogaea cultivar Tifrunner chromosome 1, arahy.Tifrunner.gnm2.J5K5, whole genome shotgun sequence:
- the LOC112703076 gene encoding cell wall / vacuolar inhibitor of fructosidase 1 encodes MKNKASTSLTLVLLCLTLVSTRLVSSQSSSDDGGDDLIDQICKKTPFYELCSSILHSNPLTPKSDPKGMAVIMVNNIEENATDTLNYIQDLIKKTSDQQLEQQLAFCAESYIPVVKYILPQAVDALKQGKFGFASYCISDAEKELDACNKKFSGNQSPLGDRNGIMQKLVDVAAAIVKLLLNG; translated from the coding sequence atgaagaataaGGCCTCAACATCTTTAACACTTGTTCTTCTCTGCTTGACTCTTGTATCCACAAGATTAGTGAGTAGCCAATCATCTTCAGATGATGGTGGTGATGATTTGATAGACCAAATATGCAAGAAGACACCATTCTATGAACTCTGCAGCAGCATCCTCCATTCAAATCCTCTCACCCCAAAGAGTGATCCAAAGGGTATGGCTGTTATAATGGTGAACAACATTGAAGAAAATGCCACTGACACTCTCAACTACATTCAAGACCTCATTAAGAAAACCTCTGATCAACAATTGGAGCAACAATTGGCCTTTTGTGCTGAGTCTTATATCCCTGTTGTTAAGTATATTCTTCCTCAAGCTGTTGATGCTTTGAAACAAGGCAAATTTGGCTTTGCAAGTTACTGTATTTCTGATGCTGAGAAAGAACTTGATGCTTGCAACAAGAAATTCTCTGGGAATCAGTCTCCTTTGGGTGATAGGAATGGGATTATGCAGAAGCTTGTTGATGTTGCTGCTGCAATTGTTAAGCTTTTGTTAAATGGCTga
- the LOC112703084 gene encoding uncharacterized protein, translating into MDHRSAKDEDAEIDLECGVAISDDFQKSDDNKHRVSCNDSNLSGTSMDFLEVTNKSSVHCAAKTPTSKEKHKKSCNKKSPKPPRPPRAPSLDAADQKLIREISELAMLKRARIERMKALKKMKAAKTSSASGSSMFAMIFTVIFCIVIVLQGMSPGKTSVASFQGSPEPAGEAEAALIDVQLQHHLNPSSSDVTAPSFESHSHNFVQRITGSDLPIKLSRDAH; encoded by the exons ATGGATCATAGAAGTGCAAAAGATGAGGATGCTGAAATTGATCTTGAATGTGGGGTGGCAATAAGTGATGATTTTCAGAAAAGTGATGATAATAAGCATAGGGTATCCTGCAATGACTCGAATTTAAGTGGAACTTCCATGGATTTTTTGGAAGTTACAAACAAGTCTTCAGTACATTGTGCAGCCAAAACTCCTACCTCAAAGGAGAAGCATAAGAAGTCCTGTAACAAAAAGTCTCCGAAGCCTCCAAGGCCTCCGCGAGCTCCATCGTTGGATGCGGCTGACCAAAAGCTAATCAGGGAGATATCTGAACTCGCCATGTTGAAGCGTGCAAGGATAGAACGCATGAAAGCCTTGAAGAAGATGAAAGCTGCGAAGACATCTTCGGCTTCCGGAAGCAGCATGTTTGCCATGATTTTTACTGTTATCTTCTGCATTGTGATAGTACTCCAAG GCATGTCACCTGGAAAAACTTCGGTGGCGAGTTTCCAGGGATCTCCTGAACCTGCAGGAGAAGCAGAAGCTGCTCTGATTGACGTTCAACTTCAACACCACCTCAATCCATCTTCAAGTGATGTAACTGCCCCCAGTTTTGAGTCTCACTCTCACAA CTTTGTTCAGCGGATTACCGGTTCGGATTTGCCTATAAAACTGAGCAGAGATGCACATTAA